From a single Podarcis raffonei isolate rPodRaf1 chromosome 10, rPodRaf1.pri, whole genome shotgun sequence genomic region:
- the LOC128422015 gene encoding zinc finger protein 782-like: TGEKPYECMECGKSFRNNGTLRTHQWTHTGEKPYECMECGKSFRNNGTLRTHQRTHTGEKPFKCMECGRKFSQSGQLNMHQLTHTGEKPFKCMECGKSFSDNGTLRTHQRTHTGEKPYKCMHCGKSFSNSGNLNIHQRTHTGEKPYECMECGKSFSFKGSLRIHQRTHTGEKPYECMECGKSFSCNGSLRTHQRTHTGEKPCKCMECGKSFSFKGSLRIHQRTHTGEKPYECMECGKSFRDNGNLRRHQRTHTGEKPCKRMECGKSFCDNGTLRTHQRTHTGEKPFNCMECGRKFSQSRNLSVHQLTHTGEKPYE; encoded by the coding sequence acaggggagaaaccatatgaatgtatggagtgtggaaagagctttcgtaataatggaacccttagaacacatcagtggactcacacaggggagaaaccatatgaatgtatggagtgtggaaagagctttcgtaataatggaacccttagaacacatcaacggactcacacaggggaaaaaccatttaaatgcatggagtgcggaagaaaattcagtcagagtggacaactaaatatgcatcaactgactcacacgggtgaaaaaccttttaaatgcatggagtgcggaaagagctttagtgataatggaacccttagaacacatcaacggactcacacaggggagaaaccatataaatgtatgcattgtggaaagagcttcagtaatagTGGAAACTtaaatatacatcaacggactcacacaggggagaaaccatatgaatgtatggagtgcggaaagagcttcagtttcaaaggaagccttagaatacatcaacggactcacacaggggagaaaccatatgaatgtatggagtgcggaaagagcttcagttgcaatggaagccttagaacacatcaacggactcacacaggggagaaaccatgtaaatgtatggagtgcggaaagagcttcagtttcaaaggaagccttagaatacatcaacggacacacacgggggagaaaccatatgaatgtatggagtgcggaaagagctttcgtgataatggcaaccttagaagacatcaacggactcacacaggggagaaaccatgtaaacgtatggagtgcggaaagagcttttgtgataatggaacccttagaacacatcaacggactcacacaggggaaaaaccatttaattgcatggagtgcggaaggaAATTCAGTCAGAGTCGAAACCTCAGCgtgcatcaactgactcacacaggggagaaaccatatgaatga
- the LOC128421956 gene encoding oocyte zinc finger protein XlCOF6-like yields the protein MSTHSSHKQTPKVVKPFKGMECGKTFTDRTHQPTHMGKKGFKCKECGKNFSQSGHLNIHQRTHTGEKPFKCMECGRQFSQSGSLNMHQLTHTGEKPFKCMECAKSFRFIGNLRRHQQTHTGEKPCKCMECGKTFRDNGTLRGHQVTHTEEKPYECMECGKSFSLNAILRRHQRTHTGEKPYECMECGKSFRDNGNLRTHQRTHTGEKPYECMECGKSFSFNANLTRHQRTHTGEKPFKCIECGKRFSDNGKLRRHQQTHTGEKPFKCMKCGKTFRDNGTFRGHQETHTGEKPFKCLECGKSFSQNGDLRKHQRTHTGEKPYKCMHCGKSFSKSGDLRKHQRTHTGEKPYECMECGKSFSLKGSLRIHQRTHTEEKPYECMECGKSFSDNGTLRTHQRTHTGEKPFKCMECGRKFSQSGHLNMHQLTHTGEKPFKCMECGKSFSDNGNLRRHQRTHTGEKPFKCIECGKSFSDNGTLRTHQRTHTGEKPYKCMHCGKSFSNSGNFNIHQRTHTGEKPYECMECGKSFSFKGSLRIHQRTHTGEKPYECMECGKSFCDNGTLRTHQRTHTGEKPYECMECGKSFRDNGNLRRHQQTHTGEKPCKCMECGKSFRDNGTLRTHQRTHTGEKPFKCMECGRKFSQSGHLSVHQLTHTGEKPYE from the coding sequence atgagcacacatagctcacataaacaaaccccaaaagtggtgaaaccatttaaaggtatggagtgtggaaagactttCACTGATAGAACACATCAGCCGACTCACATGGGCAAGAAAGGATTCAAATGcaaggagtgtgggaagaacttcagtcagagtggacacctcaatatacatcaacggactcacacaggggaaaaaccatttaaatgcatggagtgtggaaggcaattcagtcagagtggaagcctaaatatgcatcaactgactcacacaggggagaaaccttttaaatgtatggagtgtgcaAAGAGCTTCCGTTTcattggaaaccttagaagacatcaacagactcacacaggggagaaaccatgtaaatgtatggagtgtggaaagacctttcgtgataatggaacccttagaggaCATCAAGtgactcacacagaggagaaaccatatgaatgtatggagtgcggaaagagcttcagtttaaaTGCAATCCTTAgacgacatcaacggactcacacaggggagaaaccatatgaatgtatggagtgcggaaagagctttcgtgataatggaaaccttagaacacatcaacggactcacacaggggagaaaccatatgaatgtatggagtgtggaaagagctttagtttcaatgcaaaccttacacgacatcaacggactcacacaggggaaaaaccatttaaatgcattgagtgtggaaagagatttagtgataatggaaaacttagaagacatcaacagactcacacaggggagaaaccatttaaatgtatgaagTGTGGAAAGACCTTTCGTGATAATGGAACCTTTAGAGGACATCAagagactcacacaggggagaaaccatttaaatgtttagagtgtggaaagagcttcagtcagaatggagaccttagaaaacatcaacggactcacacaggggagaaaccttataaatgtatgcattgtggaaagagcttcagtaagagtggagaccttagaaaacatcaacggactcacacaggggagaaaccatatgaatgtatggagtgcggaaagagcttcagtttaaaaggaagccttagaatacatcaacggactcacacagaggagaaaccatatgaatgtatggagtgtggaaagagctttagtgataatggaacccttagaacacatcaacggactcacacaggggaaaaaccatttaaatgcatggagtgcggaagaaaattcagtcagagtggacacctaaaTATGCACCAACtgactcacacgggtgaaaaaccttttaaatgcatggagtgcggaaagagctttagtgataatggaaatcttagaagacatcaacggactcacacaggggagaaaccatttaaatgtatagagtgtggaaagagctttagtgataatggaacccttagaacacatcaacggactcacacaggggagaaaccatataaatgtatgcattgtggaaagagcttcagtaatagTGGAAActtcaatatacatcaacggactcacacaggcgagaaaccatatgaatgtatggagtgcggaaagagcttcagtttcaaaggaagccttagaatacatcaacggacacacacgggggagaaaccatatgaatgtatggagtgcggaaagagcttttgtgataatggaacccttagaacacatcaacggactcacacaggggagaaaccatatgaatgtatggagtgcggaaagagctttcgtgataatggcaaccttagaagacatcaacagactcacacaggggagaaaccatgtaaatgtatggagtgcggaaagagctttcgtgataatggaacccttagaacacatcaacggactcacacaggggaaaaaccatttaaatgcatggagtgcggaaggaaattcagtcagagtggacacctcagcgtgcatcaactgactcacacaggggagaaaccatatgaatga
- the LOC128421943 gene encoding zinc finger protein 91-like, whose amino-acid sequence MECRKSFSQSGHLNMHQRTHTGEKPFKCMECGKRFIKSGHLNIHQRTHTGEKPFKCMDCEKSFIDNGSLRKHQRTHTGEKPYKCMECGKSFSESGSLRKHQRTHTGEKPFKCMECGESFSDNGKLRRHQRTHTGEKPFKCMECGKSFSDSETLRRHQRTHTGEKPFKCMDCEKSFSDNASLRKHQRTHTGEKPYKCIECGKSFSESGSLRKHQQTHTGEKPFKCMECGKSFSESGTLRTHQRTHTGEKPYKCMECGKSFSVSGSLRKHQRTHTGEKPFKFMECRRSFSDSGSLRKHQRTHTGEKPFKSMECGKSFSDNGKLRRHQWTHTGEKPFKCVEGGKSFSQNGDLKLHQRIHTGEKPFKCMECGKSFSFNATLRRHQQTHTGEKPYKCMECGKSFSQSGQLNIHQRTHTGEKPYKCMGCGKSFSQSGHLNIHQRTHTGEKPFKCMDCEKSFSDNASLRKHQRTHTGEKPYKCIECGKSFCESGSLRKHQRTHTGEKPFKCMECGKSFSESGTLRTHQRTHTGEKPYKCMECGKSFSDSGSLRKHQRTHTGEKPFKYMECGESFSDNGKLRRHQRTHTGEKPYKCMECGKSFSDSETLRRHQRTHTGEKPFKCMDCEKSFSDNASLRKHQRTHTGEKPYKCIECGKSFSESGSLRTHQRTHTGEKPYKCMECGKSFSVSGSLRKHQQTHTGEKPFKCMECRRSFSDSGSLRKHQWTHTGEKPFKSMECGKSFSFNTTLRRHPRTHSGEKPFKCMECGKSFSDNGKLRRHQWTHTGEKPFKCVEGGKSFSQNGDLKLHQRIHTGEKPFKCMECGKSFSKSGHLNIHQQTHIGEKPFKCMECGKSFSFNATLRRHQQTHTGEKPYKCMGCGKSFSQSGHLNIHQRTHTGEKPFKCMDCEKSFSDNASLRKHQRTHTGEKPYKCIECGKSFCESGSLRKHQRTHTGEKPFKCMECGKSFSESGTLRTHQRTHTGEKPYKCMECGKSFSQSGHLNIHQRTHTGETI is encoded by the coding sequence ATGGAGTGTAGGAAAagtttcagtcagagtggacacctcaatatgcatcaacggacacacacaggggagaaaccatttaaatgcatggagtgtggaaagcgcTTCAttaagagtggacacctcaatatacatcaacggactcacacaggggagaaaccatttaaatgcatggattgcgaaaaAAGCTTTATTGATAATGGatcccttagaaaacatcaacggactcacacaggggagaaaccatataaatgtatggaatgcggaaagagctttagtgaaagtggatctcttagaaaacatcaacggactcacacaggggagaaaccatttaaatgcatggagtgtggggagagctttagtgataatggaaaacttagaagacatcaacggactcacacaggggaaaaaccatttaaatgtatggagtgcggaaagagctttagtgatagtgaaacccttagaagacatcaacggactcacacaggggagaaaccatttaaatgcatggattgcgaaaaaagctttagtgataatgcatcccttagaaaacatcagcggactcacacaggggagaaaccatataaatgtatcgaatgcggaaagagctttagtgaaagtggatctcttagaaaacatcaacagactcacacaggggagaaaccatttaaatgtatggagtgcggaaagagctttagtgaaagtggaacccttagaacacatcaacggactcacacaggggagaaaccatataaatgtatggagtgcgggaaGAGTTTTAGTGTTAGTGGatcccttagaaaacatcaacggactcacacaggggagaaaccatttaaattcaTGGAGTGCAGAAggagctttagtgatagtggatcccttagaaaacatcagcggacacacacaggggagaaaccatttaaaagtatggagtgcggaaagagctttagtgataatggaaaacttagaagacatcaatggactcacacaggggagaaaccatttaaatgtgtggagggtggaaagagcttcagtcagaatggagaccttaaattacatcagcggattcacacaggggagaaaccatttaaatgcatggagtgtggaaagagcttcagtttcaatgcaaccctccgaagacatcaacagactcacacaggggagaaaccatataaatgtatggagtgcggaaagagtttcagtcagagtggacaactcaatatacatcaacggactcacacaggggagaaaccatataaatgtatggggtgcggaaagagtttcagtcagagtggacacctcaatatacatcaacggactcacacaggggagaaaccatttaaatgcatggattgcgaaaaaagctttagtgataatgcatcccttagaaaacatcaacggactcacacaggggagaaaccatataaatgtatcgaatgcggaaagagcttttgtgAAAGTGGatctcttagaaaacatcaacggactcacacaggggagaaaccatttaaatgtatggagtgcggaaagagctttagtgaaagtggaacccttagaacacatcaacggactcacacaggggagaaaccatataaatgtatggagtgtggaaagagctttagtgatagtggatcccttagaaaacatcaacggactcacacaggggagaaaccatttaaatacaTGGAGTGTGGggagagctttagtgataatggaaaacttagaagacatcaaaggactcacacaggggaaaaaccatataaatgtatggagtgcggaaagagctttagtgatagtgaaacccttagaagacatcaacggactcacacaggggagaaaccatttaaatgcatggattgcgaaaaaagctttagtgataatgcatcccttagaaaacatcaacggactcacacaggggagaaaccatataaatgtatcgaatgcggaaagagctttagtgaaagtGGATctcttagaacacatcaacggactcacacaggggagaaaccatataaatgtatggagtgcggaaagagctttagtgttagtggatcccttagaaaacatcaacagactcacacaggggagaaaccatttaaatgcatggagtgcagaaggagctttagtgatagtggatcccttagaaaacatcagtggacacacacaggggagaaaccatttaaaagtatggagtgcggaaagagcttcagtttcaatacaacccttagaagacatccgcggactcactcaggggagaaaccatttaaatgcatggagtgtggaaagagctttagtgataatggaaaacttagaagacatcaatggactcacacaggggagaaaccatttaaatgtgtggagggtggaaagagcttcagtcagaatggagaccttaaattacatcagcggattcacacaggggagaaaccatttaaatgcatggagtgtggaaagagcttcagtaagagtggacacctcaatatacacCAACAGACTCAcataggggagaaaccatttaaatgtatggagtgtggaaaaagtttcagtttcaatgcaaccctccgaagacatcaacagactcacacaggggagaaaccatataaatgtatggggtgcggaaagagtttcagtcagagtggacacctcaatatacatcaacggactcacacaggggagaaaccatttaaatgcatggattgcgaaaaaagctttagtgataatgcatcccttagaaaacatcaacggactcacacaggggagaaaccatataaatgtatcgaatgcggaaagagcttttgtgAAAGTGGatctcttagaaaacatcaacggactcacacaggggagaaaccatttaaatgtatggagtgcggaaagagctttagtgaaagtggaacccttagaacacatcaacggactcacacaggggagaaaccatataaatgtatggagtgtggaaagagcttcagtcagagtggacacctcaatatacatcaacggactcacacgggagaaaccatataa